A genomic segment from Mycoplasmopsis arginini encodes:
- the cas2 gene encoding CRISPR-associated endonuclease Cas2: MIKVYTREMRILLMYDIYYNNDEDIKMYNKFVDYLYKLGYIRIQYSIYAKILATHTEYDSEKRKILRLIPKNSNVRILLLTEKQYQNMEILNGEKAKNEIYNLEEEYIRL, encoded by the coding sequence TTGATTAAGGTGTATACAAGAGAAATGCGTATTTTATTAATGTATGACATTTATTATAATAACGATGAAGACATAAAAATGTACAATAAATTTGTTGATTATTTATATAAATTAGGTTATATAAGAATCCAGTATTCTATTTATGCAAAAATTTTAGCTACACATACAGAATATGATAGTGAGAAAAGAAAAATATTAAGATTAATACCTAAAAATTCTAATGTTAGAATTTTGCTATTAACTGAAAAGCAATATCAAAACATGGAAATATTAAACGGTGAAAAAGCAAAAAATGAAATTTATAATTTAGAAGAGGAGTATATAAGATTATAA